AGAAGGAGCAGGCCGGGGACGACCCTGTGCGCCTGGGAAGGCCAGCGGCGCTGGATCTGGTGGATCACATGGAGCATGGTCGGTCCCCGGTCATTGATGGATTAAAAGATATCAATTTGATATCAGATGTCAACAGCCCCGTGGCCGCCGTCCGTCGGGCCGACCGGTACACTGGCGCCCCCTTTCCAGGATCGTCCCCCATGACCACGCTCGGCACCCCGTTGTCCCCCTACGCCACCCGTGTCCTGCTGTTGGGGTCGGGTGAGCTGGGCAAGGAGGTGGCCATCGAGCTGCAGCGGCTGGGGGTGGAAGTGATCGCGGCCGATCGCTATGCCGATGCGCCGGCGATGCAGGTGGCGCATCGCGCGCACGTGCTGGACATGCTGGACCCGGCCGCGGTACGCGCCCTGATCGCGCAGGAACAACCGCACCTGGTGGTGCCGGAAATCGAGGCGATCCATACCGAGACGCTGGTGGCACTGGAAGCGGAGGGCGCCGCCCGGGTGATCCCGACGGCGCGCGCCGCGCGGCTGACGATGGACCGCGAGGGCATCCGCCGGCTCGCGGCCGAAACGCTGGCCCTGCCCACCTCGCCTTACCGCTTCGTCGATACCCACGAGGAATACCGCGATGCGGTGCGCGAGATCGGCCTGCCGTGCGTGGTGAAGCCGGTGATGTCGTCGTCCGGCAAGGGCCAGAGCACGCTGCGTGCCGAAGCGGACATCGACCCGGCTTGGGAGTACGCGCAGACCGGCGGTCGGGCCGGCGCCGGCCGCTGCATCGTCGAGGGCTTCATCGACTTCGAATACGAGATCACCCTGCTGACCGTGCGCCACGCCGACGGCACCTCGTACTGCGAACCGATCGGCCACTGGCAGAAGGACGGCGACTACCGCGAGAGCTGGCAGCCGCAACCGATGTCACCGCGTGCCCTGGAGCGTGCGCAGCAGATCGCCAAGGCGGTGACCGACGATCTCGGTGGCTGGGGCTTGTTCGGCGTGGAGCTGTTCGTGAAGGGCGACGAGGTGTGGTTCAGCGAAGTCTCGCCGCGTCCGCACGACACCGGCCTGGTGACGCTGGTCTCGCAGGAACTTTCAGAATTCGCGCTGCATGCGCGCGCCATCCTCGGCCTGCCGATCCCGGTGATCCGCCAGAGCGGTCCGTCCGCGTCGTGCGCGATGCTGGCGCACGGAACCGGCGTGCCGGTGTTCGGCAATGTGGAAGGCGCGCTGGAAGAACCCGACACGGCGTTGCGCCTGTTCGGCAAACCGCGCGTGGAAGGCCACCGCCGCGTCGGCGTGACGCTGGCACGCGGCGAGGACGTGGACGTCGCCCGTTCCAAGGCCCGGGCCGCCGCCGCGGCCATCACCATCGAACTCAAGTGAGGCGCGCGCGATGAACGGCCATGGCGGTTACGCGGTGTTCTTCTTCCCGCAGGCGCTGGAAGCGCTGGGCGAAGCGATCAAGCCCTATCTGACCAACCAGCCCGAAGGGCCGCATATCTTCTGCAGGGAGATCGACACCGGCGGCGCCTTCACCGAGATGACCCTGGTGGGCAAGGACGCCGAAGGCCACGACGTGCAGGTGGAACTGATGGTGCCCGGCAGCATGATCCGGATGATCGTGTCGGCGCAGAGCGAAGCGCTGTTCGGCTTCGGGCCGCGGCTGGCGACGCCGCCCGGAACATCGGCGCCGCCTACGGCGTAAGGTCCACCCATACGAGGTGATGGTCGCTGCCGTCGGCGATGGCGGCGTCCGGATCGGCTTTCTTCGGCCAGTACACACCGCTGCCGACCAGGGCGAATCCGGTAGAGGGCAGCACGTAATCCAGCCGCATGGCGCCTGCGCGCGGACCGAAGTCGCCGGTCACGTGCGCCGGCGCACCGCGGCGCTGCAGGCCTTTCCCGGCGTAGGCGAGGGCGGTTTCCTCGCCGCCTTCGCTGCGCGGGGTGGCCATGCGCATCACGCGCGGGTGTTCGAGCAGTTCGAGGATGGCGTCGTGGTGGCCATCGCCGTCGACCGGATCGTTGTTGAGGTCGCCGGCGATGACGAAGCGCGCATCCGCCGCGAGGCCGCCGCAGCGCCCCTGGTCGTCGCACAGCCACGGCGTGTCGCCGGCCGAGAGGTATTCGCGCCACAGCCGGATCTCATCGGCATTGCGGTGTCCGTTGCGGTCTTCCGGACCGTCGAACACCGGCGGAGTGGGGTGAGACACGAGGAAATGCACGGTGCCCCGCGGTGTGCGTACCGGCACGTCCCAGTGCGACTTCGACGACAGGCGCAGCTGCGCCCACGTGGTGTCGGGGTAGAAACCGCGGCCCTTGGCCGGGTCGACGGGATTGGTCGCGTCCGGCAGCGTGCTCCAGCGCAGCAGCTGGAACGTGCGCACCTGCGCTTCGTCGATCGGGAACTTCGACAGCACCAGCATGCCGTACTGGCCGGGATGCAGACCGTAGCCCCACGCATCGTTGCCGCGGTCTCGGCCGGTGCCGCCGACAGTGCCGTTGCCGTCCAGGTCCAATCCGCTCGGTACGCCGGTATTGACCGGTGCCAGGTAACGGTACGGATAGCGGAGCGGCTCGCCGCCCGCGGGCTGGGCGACTTCGAGATAGCGCTGCTGGAACAGGTCCGCCGCGCGGTGCGCGTCGTCAAAATCGAATTCGTTCAGCAGCACCAGGTCCGGCCGCACCTTCTGCAGCACGGAGGCGATCTTGCGCGCATGCGCGCTGTCGCCCTGCAGTTCGCGGATCACGCCGCCGGCCTCGTCCGAATACAGCGAGGTGTTGTAGGTGGCCACGCGCAGCGAGCGACTTTCCGGCGCGGCGCCGTCGCGGTGCGGGGCGGCGCTGCAGGCGGCCAGGGCGAGGATCATCGGAAGCAGGGCGGCAAGGGTTCGCATGCGGCCATGATGCCACGCACGGATGACATCCTCGTGCCAGCGCCGCTCATTCGGCGCGGCGCCACTGGCGTCCGTCGAAGTGCTCCAGCGGCCGGAAGCGGCGCTTGTAGTCCATCTTGCGATGGCCATCGATCCAGTAGCCGAGATAGAGGTGCGCATAGCCGTCGCGCTTCGCCCATTCGATCTGGCGGAGGATGGCGAGCGTGCCCAGGCCGCGTGCGTCCAGGTCCGGCTCGTAGAAGGTGTAGACGGCGGAGAGCGCGCCCGGGATGACGTCGGTGACCGCCACGGCGAGCAGGTGGCCGTCCTCGCGAAGTTCCACGAAACGGCCGCGCGACCAGCTGCCGACGAGGAACTGGTCGAACTCGGTCGCGCCGTGGTTGTCCATGCCGCCGAGGGGATGTCGCGCGGACAGGTAGCGTCGGTACAGCGCCAGGTGTTCCTCGCCGCGCAGCGCCGCGACGATGCGCGTCTCGACGCGTGCGTTGCGGGCCGCGCAACGGCGCTGGCTGCGGTCGGGGGCGAAATCCGCCACCGGGATGCGTACCGCCACGCACGCGCGGCACTGCCGGCAATGCGGGCGGTAGACGATGTCGCCGGAGCGGCGGAAGCCCCACGACAGGGCATCGGGATACAGCTGCGGCAGGCGCGGATCGCGCGGGTCCAGCACCAGATCGCGCGCCACCCGATCGGGCCAGTAGCCGCATGGATGCTCGCCGGTGTGGAACAGCCGCAGATCGTCGATGGGGTGGGAGTTCTCGCCCATCGTCATGGCATCCAGCGTGAGGCCAGCGGCCAGAAGGCGGCGCCCGCCACCGAGCCGGCGATCGCACCGGCGACGAGGTCGCGGGGTTCGTGCCGGTGCAGCGCCAGTCGCGACCAGGCGACCGCCGCGGCGAACAGTAGGGCGACGAGCATCCAGACCGTGCCGAGTTCGCGCAGCAGCCAGGCAGCGAACACCGCGAACGCCAGGTGCAGCGACAGCTTGCACCACCGCGCCGTCAGCATCGCGACCAGGATCATCGCGGCCGACAGCGCCATGCCCAGCGCGAACAGGGGCTGCGTGCCGCGCCATGCGACCAGCACGGCACCGGCGGCCAATGCGGCCAGCAGGAAACGGTTCAGATGGCCGCGTTCGTGCCGCGCGCTGGCATCCACGTGGTTCCAGCGCCCACGACGCACCTGCCAGCCCGAATAACCCATGACGAGGGCGGCGAACAGGCCGAAGCCCAGCGCCGACCACAGGGCCGCGGCGCGGTCGCCGCGCGCGAGGGCGATCACGACCACGGCCAGCGGCAGCACCAGCATCGGGTGGCCGAAGATCGAGAGCGCGCGGGCGAGGGCGTGGGACATGCCCGCAGCATACTGCGGCGCCTCCGTCGCGTGGGCCGCGACCGTCCGCCGGCTGAACGCGTCCGTCAGCGCGTCAACCGTGGTCGTGTGCAGGCGTTTTCCCTGCCAGTGGCGCAGCTCGCGCCGCGTCTTCAGGAGAACATGATGAATCGCAAGACCCTGCTTTTCGTGGCCGTCCTGGCCGCCCTCGGCGCCGGTTCCGCGCTGGCCGCCACCCAGGCGGGCGACGCGCACAAGCCGGCGCGCGCGAGCCTGGACAAGAACAACGATGGCGTGATCGACAAGGCCGAGGCCGCCGCGCACCCGCGCCTGGCCGAACGCTTCGCCGAGCTGGACAAGAACGGCGACGGCAAGCTCAGCGCCGAGGAACGTCCGCATCGCAAGGGCATGCGCGGCCCCGGCCGGCATGGTGGCGGCGAGCGCGGCGGGATCGCCTTCAAGAAGCTGGACACCGATGGCGACGGCAAGGTCAGCCGCGCCGAAGCGGCGGCCGATCCGAAGTTCGCCGAGCGCTTCGACACGCTGGACGCGAACAAGGATGGCGCGATCGATCGCGTCGACCGTGACCTGCGCGGCAAGCAGCGCCGCGATGCATGGTTCGCCAAGGCCGACGCCGACAAGGACGGCAAGCTGACCCGCGCCGAGATCGACCAGGCCGATGCCGCGCGCCGTGCCGAAGCCCAGCAGCGCATGCAGGCGCGCATGGACGAGCGCTTCGCGACGGCGGACGCGAACAAGGACGGCCGCCTGTCGCGTGACGAAGTGAAGGACAGCCGTCTGGCCAGCCGCTTCGACGCGCTCGACACCAACAAGGACGGTTTCCTGTCCAAGGCCGAGTTGGCGGCAGGCAAGCCCGTCCGCCGCTGAGGGAAACGACGTGCACCCGGCGTCCCGGGTGCACGTCGCGTGGTTTCAGAATTGCAGCCGGCCCGACATCACCAGGCCGGCCAACAGGCCGGCGGTCGCCAGCGTGAATCCCAGTACGCAGCCCCACACGCGCCAGATGCGCTGGCGCCGCATGCGGCGGCGCTCGCCTTCGGGATCGCGCAACAGGTCACGGGCCTGCCGGCGTTGCAGGATGCGCGGTAGCCAGCGGCCCGACGTCCAGCCGATGACGGCCATGTAGGCCAGGGTCAGCGCCATGTGCGGCATCCAGCCGGGCACCAGGGCCAGCGCGCTGATGCCGACGATGAAGAGCAGGATGGCGAGCGTGTTCACCGTGCCGTAGCGCAACAGCGCGTCGCGTTCGCGCGTGTCCAGCGGATCGCGCAGGTACTTGCGGATGCCGAACCACACCGCCCCGATACCCACCAGGGTGCCGAAGGCCGTCGCGCCGAGCGCGCCACCCAGCAGTTTGATCAGGCCCTTGCCGGCGACCGCACCGCCCGTGCCCAGCACCACCGCGCCCGCCGACGGCGGCGCCGTGATCGCGAGCATGCCGAGCACGCCACTGGCGAACGCGGCCGAGGGCGCCGACGTGCGCGCGAAGTCTCCGAAGCGCGTCATCAGTTCGTCGCGCACGTACTGGCGCGCGCGCGACAGGCGCTTGCGCACCGCGGCATCGGTGATGCCGAGCAGCGCGGCGACCTGCTGCGAGCGCTGGCCTTCGCGGTAGTACAGCAACAGCACTTCGCGGCTGTCCTCCGGCAGGGCGGCGATCACTTCGCGCGCTGCTGCTTCCTGTTCGGTCTGCAAGAGCGTTTCGGCCGGCGTGGGCGCGGTGTCGGCGGCCAGCGTCAATGCGATCTCGGCGGTTTCGCCCGTCATCGGCCTGCGCCGCTGCGCGCGCAGGTGGTCACGGGCCAGGTTGCGGGTGATCTCGCGCAACCAAGGCAGGAAGCTGTCCGGATTCTTCAGCGTCGACAGCTGCCGCCAGCCTTTCAGGAAGGCCTCCTGCGCGATGTCTTCGCTGGCCTGCACGTCGCGGGTGATCGCCAGGGCGATGCCGGTGACCGCGTTCTGGCACAGCGCGACCACGCGGCCGTAGGCGGCCTGGTCACCGCGCGCGGCAGCGGGCAGGGCATCCCGCAGGGAAAGTTCGATCGCCAGGGTGTCCATCCGCTCTCCGTGTTCCGCCCGGTGCATCCGGGCCCGACAGGCACGACGACCGACGGACCGAAGTGTGACCCACCGCGGCGGGCCGCG
This genomic stretch from Pseudoxanthomonas sp. CF385 harbors:
- the purT gene encoding formate-dependent phosphoribosylglycinamide formyltransferase yields the protein MTTLGTPLSPYATRVLLLGSGELGKEVAIELQRLGVEVIAADRYADAPAMQVAHRAHVLDMLDPAAVRALIAQEQPHLVVPEIEAIHTETLVALEAEGAARVIPTARAARLTMDREGIRRLAAETLALPTSPYRFVDTHEEYRDAVREIGLPCVVKPVMSSSGKGQSTLRAEADIDPAWEYAQTGGRAGAGRCIVEGFIDFEYEITLLTVRHADGTSYCEPIGHWQKDGDYRESWQPQPMSPRALERAQQIAKAVTDDLGGWGLFGVELFVKGDEVWFSEVSPRPHDTGLVTLVSQELSEFALHARAILGLPIPVIRQSGPSASCAMLAHGTGVPVFGNVEGALEEPDTALRLFGKPRVEGHRRVGVTLARGEDVDVARSKARAAAAAITIELK
- a CDS encoding endonuclease/exonuclease/phosphatase family protein, which translates into the protein MRTLAALLPMILALAACSAAPHRDGAAPESRSLRVATYNTSLYSDEAGGVIRELQGDSAHARKIASVLQKVRPDLVLLNEFDFDDAHRAADLFQQRYLEVAQPAGGEPLRYPYRYLAPVNTGVPSGLDLDGNGTVGGTGRDRGNDAWGYGLHPGQYGMLVLSKFPIDEAQVRTFQLLRWSTLPDATNPVDPAKGRGFYPDTTWAQLRLSSKSHWDVPVRTPRGTVHFLVSHPTPPVFDGPEDRNGHRNADEIRLWREYLSAGDTPWLCDDQGRCGGLAADARFVIAGDLNNDPVDGDGHHDAILELLEHPRVMRMATPRSEGGEETALAYAGKGLQRRGAPAHVTGDFGPRAGAMRLDYVLPSTGFALVGSGVYWPKKADPDAAIADGSDHHLVWVDLTP
- a CDS encoding arginyltransferase, whose amino-acid sequence is MTMGENSHPIDDLRLFHTGEHPCGYWPDRVARDLVLDPRDPRLPQLYPDALSWGFRRSGDIVYRPHCRQCRACVAVRIPVADFAPDRSQRRCAARNARVETRIVAALRGEEHLALYRRYLSARHPLGGMDNHGATEFDQFLVGSWSRGRFVELREDGHLLAVAVTDVIPGALSAVYTFYEPDLDARGLGTLAILRQIEWAKRDGYAHLYLGYWIDGHRKMDYKRRFRPLEHFDGRQWRRAE
- a CDS encoding phosphatase PAP2 family protein, translated to MSHALARALSIFGHPMLVLPLAVVVIALARGDRAAALWSALGFGLFAALVMGYSGWQVRRGRWNHVDASARHERGHLNRFLLAALAAGAVLVAWRGTQPLFALGMALSAAMILVAMLTARWCKLSLHLAFAVFAAWLLRELGTVWMLVALLFAAAVAWSRLALHRHEPRDLVAGAIAGSVAGAAFWPLASRWMP
- a CDS encoding sigma-70 family RNA polymerase sigma factor, with the translated sequence MDTLAIELSLRDALPAAARGDQAAYGRVVALCQNAVTGIALAITRDVQASEDIAQEAFLKGWRQLSTLKNPDSFLPWLREITRNLARDHLRAQRRRPMTGETAEIALTLAADTAPTPAETLLQTEQEAAAREVIAALPEDSREVLLLYYREGQRSQQVAALLGITDAAVRKRLSRARQYVRDELMTRFGDFARTSAPSAAFASGVLGMLAITAPPSAGAVVLGTGGAVAGKGLIKLLGGALGATAFGTLVGIGAVWFGIRKYLRDPLDTRERDALLRYGTVNTLAILLFIVGISALALVPGWMPHMALTLAYMAVIGWTSGRWLPRILQRRQARDLLRDPEGERRRMRRQRIWRVWGCVLGFTLATAGLLAGLVMSGRLQF